From one Rosa rugosa chromosome 4, drRosRugo1.1, whole genome shotgun sequence genomic stretch:
- the LOC133743364 gene encoding uncharacterized protein LOC133743364, giving the protein MGGSRNQVNKAHKTRFSSKSSRNLHKTSDKSRIGKSEHNVAKGARAARIQRNKMVREQKRAALLKEKRASSGSASPPRVIVLFGLSADVKLSSLSEDILSLLSPQGYGGALPTVASPEYRLRATVLQAPHGDLQSCLEMAKVADLIAFVASATSSCEGESDYIDSFGSQCLSVFRSLGLPSTVVLIRDLPTEAKRRHESKKTCSSSLASEFPEDCKFFPADTKDELHKFMWLFKEQRLSVPHWRSQRPYLMAQKVEMVEDDMNPGTSTLLLTGYVRACSLSVNQLVHVSGAGDFQLCKMEILKDPRPLNARKEQDVMDADEVDDVVVRSLVPDPLKQEALLVENVPDSLDNEQTWPTEEEMADAEKNQNQKKRRKKILPRGTSEYQAAWIINDTDEEESGTDEEVDDMVMDETESGHPGEEGNHSDLSDDQASLDLRDSDKETDADSVMMDGENLTKEQLEDEIKKIKEAHADDEEFPDEVDTPLDFPARKRFAKYRGLKSFRTSSWDPKESLPLEYARIFAFDNFNRTQKSILAKALAMEQENKEDCATASTYARLYIKEVPTTVASKLCMRANTMPIIACGLLQHESKMSVLHFSLKKHDTYSDPIKTKDELIFHVGFRQFVARPIFSTDNMSSDKHKMERFLHPGRFSMASIYAPITFPALPLIAFKSSKGEATAPTVAAVGSLRSIDPDRIILKKIILTGYPQRVSKKKAAVRYMFHNPEDVRWFKPVEVWTKCGRRGRIKEPVGTHGAMKCILNGTLQQNDTICMSLYKRAYPKWPDHRFPILDA; this is encoded by the exons ATGGGAGGTTCGCGGAACCAAGTGAACAAGGCTCACAAGACGCGGTTTTCGTCCAAGTCGTCGCGGAACCTGCACAAAACTTCAG ATAAGAGTAGGATCGGTAAATCGGAGCACAATGTTGCAAAGGGAGCTCGGGCGGCTCGAATTCAGAGAAATAAGATG GTACGGGAGCAGAAGCGGGCTGCTCTTTtgaaagagaagagagcttcCAGTGGATCAGCAAGTCCTCCCCGTGTGatt GTTCTATTCGGGCTTTCGGCGGATGTAAAGCTCAGTTCTCTTTCTGAGGATATTCTTTCTTTGCTGTCTCCACAGGGCTATGGAGGTGCTTTGCCTACTGTCGCTTCTCCGGAGTACAGGCTGAGAGCAACG GTACTGCAAGCACCTCATGGGGATTTGCAATCATGTTTGGAAATGGCTAAG GTCGCTGATCTCATTGCTTTTGTGGCTTCAGCAACCTCTTCGTGTGAAGGAGAGTCTGACTACATTGACTCATTTGGTAGTCAATGTCTTTCTGTGTTTAGGTCTCTTGGTTTACCAAGCACCGTCGTGCTAATACGT GATCTACCTACTGAGGCGAAAAGAAGACATGAGTCAAAGAAAACATGTAGTTCTAGTCTTGCTTCTGAATTTCCTGAAGATTGTAAATTTTTTCCAGCTGATACAAAGGACGAGTTGCACAAG TTCATGTGGCTTTTTAAAGAGCAAAGGCTCTCAGTTCCTCACTGGCGAAGTCAGCGACCTTACCTGATGGCTCAAAAG GTTGAAATGGTAGAAGATGATATGAATCCGGGAACAAGTACCCTTCTCCTCACTGGATATGTGCGAGCTTGCAGTCTTTCTGTTAATCAACTG GTTCATGTTTCTGGTGCCGGGGATTTCCAGTTGTGCAAAATGGAAATTCTTAAGGATCCACGTCCTTTGAATGCAAGAAAAGAGCAGGATGTCATGGATGCAGATGAAGTGGATGATGTTGTG GTTCGTTCTTTGGTTCCTGATCCGCTGAAGCAGGAGGCTTTACTTGTTGAGAATGTTCCTGATTCCCTTGATAATGAACAG ACATGGCCAACAGAAGAAGAAATGGCAGATGCtgaaaaaaaccaaaaccaaaaaaagaggagaaaaaagATTCTTCCTCGAGGCACTTCAGAATACCAG GCTGCTTGGATTATCAATGATACAGATGAAGAGGAGTCCGGTACTGATGAAGAagtggatgatatggtaatgGATGAAACAGAGAGTGGTCATCCTGGTGAAGAGGGCAATCATTCAGATCTCAGTGACGATCAAGCTTCTTTAGACTTGAGGGACTCTGACAAAGAAACTGATGCTGATTCAGTGATGATG GACGGTGAAAATTTGACCAAGGAACAGTTGGAGgatgagataaaaaaaataaaggaagccCATGCTGATGATGAGG AATTTCCAGATGAAGTGGATACACCATTAGACTTTCCAGCTAGAAAACGTTTTGCTAAGTATAGAGGCCTCAAGTCCTTTAGGACCTCTTCATGGGATCCCAAA GAGTCTCTACCTCTAGAATATGCTAGAATCTTTGCCTTCGACAATTTCAACAGGACACAGAAAAGCATCCTTGCTAAAGCTTTAGCTATGGAGCAAGAAAACAAGGAGGACTGTGCAACAGCTAGCACATATGCAAGGCTGTATATCAAAGAAGTGCCAACTACTGTTGCTTCTAAATTATGTATGCGTGCAAATACTATGCCTATCATAGCATGTGGCCTTTTGCAGCATGAGTCCAAGATGTCTGTACTCCATTTCAG CTTAAAAAAGCATGACACTTACAGTGATCCTatcaaaaccaaagatgaaTTAATTTTTCATGTTGGCTTTCGCCAATTTGTTGCTAG GCCAATATTCTCTACCGATAACATGAGTTCAGACAAGCACAAAATGGAGAGGTTCCTTCATCCAGGACGTTTTTCCATGGCGTCAATTTATGCTCCTATTACTTTTCCGGCTCTTCCTTTGATAGCTTTCAAGAGTTCTAAAGGGGAGGCCACTGCACCTACAGTTGCTGCTGTTGGTTCTCTGAGAAGCATTGATCCTGACAGGATTATTCTAAAGAAGATCATTTTAACAGG TTATCCTCAACGAGTTTCGAAAAAGAAAGCTGCTGTGAGGTATATGTTCCATAATCCAGAGGATGTGAGATGGTTCAAG CCTGTGGAAGTGTGGACCAAATGTGGGCGTCGGGGTCGCATCAAGGAGCCTGTTGGTACACATG GGGCAATGAAATGCATCCTTAACGGCACCCTCCAGCAGAACGACACCATATGCATGAGCTTGTACAAGCGCGCATATCCCAAGTGGCCTGACCACCGTTTTCCGATTCTTGATGCTTGA
- the LOC133745028 gene encoding mediator of RNA polymerase II transcription subunit 25-like: MEGYIDDPEGTPSFSDANNPDVLLLLSKDFLEAHAALIQYVEVNILSAPEISQITDSELEYIALVHFGDNSEFDYIGDMLDPPETDKQDHRAENILNETEEMLLAATQDSFSQAPSPTCFISETLSSSLIQYPEVQARGSEAGESTASTTQAELHSPQQAQQILATRTISGVHRSQGSCRDPSSPQTTTSLDTFATTSGNSRGPRASSRTQRSQISMDPNFKPRRSPRIASRATVDQGGHEGAFARFGEPSGPHTSVSLQRRPAQKGLKPLPASMQWKEDIYELAWEGTIFAKNQERLVLVSKAKAHKMKSAPESLTTGWPRLLKMGNVIPEATFGRSYERQAHDLIFEITGDEKIYDLLNKNELCIRFILPTQSLIITPAEHNHFTGRVYAGEGPLVEQHLVEQYNQQRDQQHQYATTGTRLRNEQVIVLDD, translated from the exons ATGGAA GGATATATTGATGATCCTGAAGGAACACCTTCCTTCAGCGATGCGAACAATCCTGACGTACTTCTTCTTTTGTCGAAGGACTTCTTAGAGGCTCATGCTGCCCTTATTCAGTATGTAGAAGTGAACATACTGTCAGCTCCGGAGATAAGTCAGATAACAGACTCTGAGCTTGAATATATTGCTTTAG TCCATTTCGGAGACAACAGTGAGTTTGATTATATAGGAGATATGTTGGATCCACCCGAGACAGATAAGCAAGATCATCGTGCAGAGAACATTCTCAATGAAACCGAAGAAATG CTTCTTGCAGCAACACAAGACAGTTTTTCACAAGCACCTTCACCCACCTGTTTCATTAGTGAGACATTGTCCAGTAGCCTTATTCAGTACCCCGAAGTACAAGCAAGGGGATCTGAAGCCGGAGAAAGTACTGCTAGTACTACGCAAGCAGAACTCCACTCTCCACAGCAGGCGCAACAAATACTTGCAACTCGTACCATAAGTGGAGTACACAGATCGCAAGGATCTTGCAGGGATCCAAGTAGTCCACAAACCACAACTTCTTTAGACACTTTTGCAACAACTTCTGGCAACTCAAGGGGTCCACGAGCATCTTCACGTACTCAAAGATCTCAAATAAGTATGGATCCTAATTTCAAACCAAGAAGAAGTCCAAGAATTGCATCAAGAGCTACTGTGGACCAAGGAGGACATGAAGGTGCTTTTGCTCGGTTTGGAGAACCATCTGGTCCACACACATCAGTATCTCTGCAAAGAAGACCTGCACAAAAAGGATTGAAGCCTCTTCCTGCTAGTATGCAATGGAAAGAAGACATATACGAGCTAGCATGGGAG GGTACGATCTTCGCCAAGAATCAAGAACGGCTTGTTCTAGTCAGTAAGGCAAAG GCGCACAAGATGAAGTCTGCACCAGAGAG CCTTACTACTGGTTGGCCACGACTGCTGAAGATGGGTAATGTTATACCAGAAGCCACTTTTGGCAG GTCATATGAAAGACAAGCCCATGATTTGATCTTTGAGATTACGGGTGACGAGAAAATATATGACCTACTAAATAAGAACGAGCTG TGTATAAGGTTCATCCTGCCTACTCAGTCACTGATAATTACCCCTGCTGAACACAACCACTTCACTGGGAGAGTGTATGCAG GGGAAGGACCTCTAGTGGAGCAACATCTGGTTGAACAATACAATCAACAAAGGGATCAGCAGCACCAATATGCCACAACTGGTACAAGACTGCGCAATGAGCAAGTCATTGTACTGGATGACTAG
- the LOC133743365 gene encoding uncharacterized protein LOC133743365, whose product MEDSGAILCQISSLKDMLDQVNEEIEANIQITREIESEIVKCSEFESALAAKESDLTKTLYVSQFELIGLVTVTNDLRSSVENLGKELDGMRLKRDQTLERIHGNRERFMALCMEFQKDIDKGSENVLRALLSEKEYLQNEMLMLDEKNNALKNSMMAFVEGILEDLNSGNSALQVEIQKANQENQKLLEDIDNMKTSLLSNFAFDDISGAGSWTLQ is encoded by the exons ATGGAGGATTCGGGAGCGATCCTGTGCCAAATCTCATCCTTGAAGGACATGCTTGACCAG GTGAACGAAGAAATTGAAGCGAATATTCAGATAACGCGGGAGATCGAGTCGGAGATCGTGAAATGCTCGGAATTCGAGAGCGCTCTGGCTGCGAAAGAATCCGATCTCACCAAGACGCTCTACGTTTCTCAGTTTGAGCTCATCGGACTGGTCACCGTCACCA ATGATTTAAGAAGCTCTGTAGAAAATTTGGGGAAGGAATTAGATGGAATGAGATTGAAGCGGGACCAGACTCTTGAGAGAATCCACGGAAATCG GGAAAGGTTTATGGCATTGTGCATGGAATTCCAGAAGGACATTGATAAGGGTAGTGAGAATGTACTAAGGGCTCTGCTGTCAGAGAAAGAGTACCTTCAAAATGAAATGCTTATGTTGGATGAGAAGAACAATGCTTTGAAGAACTCAATGATGGCGTTTGTTGAGGGGATTCTTGAAGATCTCAACAGTGGAAACTCTG CTTTACAGGTTGAAATACAGAAGGCTAATCAGGAGAACCAGAAATTGCTGGAGGATATTGATAACATGAAAACTTCATTGCTgtcaaattttgcatttgatgATATCAGTG GAGCAGGATCGTGGACTTTACAGTAA